The Gordonia mangrovi genome includes the window GCGAGATGATTGACCTGCGGCGGTTGCGTGCGGATCATGGCCTGGCCGACCGGGCCTCGGTGAGTGTTCCGCACAGCAACATGGCAGCGCTCGCCGAGCTGGAATTGCCGGTCACCGTGGTTCATGGTCGAAACGACCGGATGGTGCCCTACGAGCAGGCACTCGCAATCGGGTCGTATATCGCCCACGCCGACATCCGGTTGCTCGGCAGGTGCGGGCACTGGCCGCCGTTCGAGCGTCCGGATGCGTTCGTGGACGCAGTGCTCTCCCATCTGCGGCGTGAGAGTCATCGATGATGCCTCAGATGTGATGCGGAACTCGTGGTCAGCGGGGCGCGTCCCCACGCAATAAAGTGGGAACACGCAATCGGTCGGGGGACACCGTACGCTCCGGCCGTGCAAGGACGGTCGGCCATGTCGCGCCCCGGCGAATTCCGTCTGGAGTGAGCGATTCGATGTCCCGCGCAATCGCGGTCAACCGGACAGCAATCGAGACGGAGTCTTTCTCGGGATGAGACCACCATCAAAAGTTCTGCCGACCACAACTTCGTGCGGGGGCGTTGATCGCTATTCGCCGGATGTGGGCACACGATATGCAGCACTGATCGGGTTGAGTGCGTCCATGGCCGAAGCCGACGATCTCGATGAGCTCAGCGCCACCTATTTCGATGGAATCGGCGCGGTGATGGACCTACCGATGAGCGCCATCTACCTGTTCGGTGACAAGGGGCCGTCACCGGACTGGTACGACTCGCGCAATGTCAGTGATCGCTTCATGGCGACCTACGAGCGCTGCGGTCGTCAAGTGGACGGAGAACTGCGGTCGTTGTTGGCGAACTCGGTTCCGGTGTACAACCTGGCAGACCAGTCATTGGCCGAATGGCGCCGTTCCGAGGTCTACCAGCGCGTCGACTGCCTCGAGAACATGGTCCACGTCGTCAAGGCGCCGATCCTGGATCACGGTTCGATCATCGGGACGGTGGACTTCGCGTCGGATTCGGTGGGAATGAAGGTCGAGACCGACGACATCAGGATGGCGTCCGCGATTGCTCAGACTGTCGGTAGCGCGGTCACCACGTTGCGTACGCGCCAGGACCTGCAGCACCAACTCGAGGTGTACCAACTCGCGATGGAAACGACCTCGGCCGCAGTGGTGTATTTCGCGGCCAACACAATCGAACCGGCGATCAGCCGTGGGGCCACCGAGTTGCTCCAGGACCTGCATGAGGGGCAGGACATCCTGTACCGCCTCCTGCGTGATGTCGGTGGCGCCGGCTCCGTGGTTCATCGCTCCTACCTGGTGCGGATGCGGAGCGGAGTCAAGGACGTCCTGGAATGCACGTCGCGTCCGGTACCCGGTGAGCCCGGCGCCCAGCTCTTCGAACTCGAGCTCGAGTCGTCGCGCGACCGTCCCGGCGTCGCCGGTCTCGATGTTCTGTCGACACGCGAGTACGACGTCGCCGGACTCGTCGCAGCCGGATTCACCGATCGGGAGATCGCCGATGAACTCGTGCTCAGTCTGCACACGGTGCGGCAGCACGTGAAGAACATCTACGGCAAGCTCGACATCAGCAGCCGGGTGCACCTGACCCGCGTCTATCACGGCATGTCGGCACGTTCGGACTCCACCCGGGGCTGATCGGCTGCGCAGGCCCGCGCCGATTCTGTCGCACATCCGTTGATCGCCGGCGCTTCGCGCACCAGCGTGTCGTCGGTCAAGGCGGCGACCATGAACAACGCGAAGTCGATGCGACGCGTCCGGTTGCTCGCGAGGATCGGATCGCCGACGTGCCGGCTCCACACCGGCAGGCCTTGGCTCTCGCCTTCCTCGAGGTCGCTGCCGCGCACCACGGTCCATCGGGTGTCGGAGTCGAAGATGAGCCGGGTGGCGCGGACCTGGTCGTCGATGTCGACGAACCGCGCCCATCGGGCAAGCGTGCTGACGATGGGCACCAGGTAGCGCAGACGCCACGAATACCGATCGAGGCCGTCGCGGGAGATGTGCCAGCCGCAGGAGAAGATGAGCCGGGCGTCCGGTTCGGCGTGATCCAGCACGGCTCTGGCGGTGCCCGAGGAGTAGTCGTGCACACCCCACGGCGCCAGCACGGTCAACACGCCGTCACAGCCGGCGACGGCCCGGGCGATCGTCTCGCGGTCGTCGGTGCGCCCGGGAATGATCTCGATGCGGTCGGCGACGTCGTCGAGTTTCGACACGCTCTCCGGTCGGCACACGCCGACCACCTGGTAGCCGCGATCCAGGCAGTGCTGAATCATGTAGCGCCCGAGCTTGCCGGAGGCGCCGACGATGCAGATCCGTAGCGGGTGTTCGGCAGGGGGATTGGGATTGTGGTCGGTGGCCATGGTGCGGTCCTCTCGATCAGCGGTACCTTACGATGTAAGTTCACCTTACGCGGTAAGGTGAAGTGATGTCCAGAGGAGGAGGGAAAGTGGCGACAACACGACAGGCCGAACGCAAGCCGGTGACCCGCACCGCGGTGGTGTCAACCGCAGTGCAGATGGCCGATGAGGGCGGGATCGGCGCGGTCACGATGCGCAAGATCGCCCAGCAACTCGGTGTCGAGGCGATGTCGCTCTATCACCACGTCCGCAACAAGGACGGGATCCTCGACATCATGGTCGACCATGTCTTCGCGGAGATCGAGATCCCGACGGGCGTGGCATGGCGGGAGGCGTTGCGGGTGCGCACCGAGTCCGCGCGCGACGCACTGGTGCGGCACCCGTGGGCACTGGGACTGATGGATTCCCGGCGCGACCCCGGCCCGGAGACGCTCCGGCATCACGATGCCGTGATCGGGGTGTTGCGCGGAGCCGGCTTCACGATCGGCGGTGCGGCCCATGCATTCTCCCTGCTGGACAGCTATCTGTACGGATTCGTGCTGCAGGAGACGACCATGCCGTTCGACTCCACCGACGAAGCCGACACACGGGAGGTCGCGGAGTCGATCCAGTCAGGTATCGACCCGACCGATCTCCCGCATCTCACCGAGTTGACCACGGCGCACGTCATGCAGCCGGGCTATTCGTACGCCGATGAGTTCGGCATCGGACTCGACGTGGTGCTCGACGGATTGGAGCGCAACCGCACCCTCTGGGAGTAAGGGCCGCCGGGACGGCCGGTCTGCGCGCATTCGATCCGCTCGCGCGCACGTCGCGACATGCGCGCGAGCGGGACTGGTGCGCGGTTGCGCAAGCGGAGGGCCCGCTGCGCCCTCAGATGCCGAGCGCCTGCCGTCGGCGCGCGACCTCCTCGCGGTAGCGCGCGACGTTGGCCATCTTGATGCTCTCGTAGCCGCGGATCATGTCGGGCAGGCCGGCCAACTCCACGGCCGAGCCCAGCCGGTCGGCGTTCACCCGGCCGTCGGCCAGCCCGCCGAGGAGATCTTCGACGAGCTCCCGGTATTCGCCGATCAATGTGCGCTCGGTCCGACGGATCTCGTTGTGGCCGAAGGGGTCGAGCTTGGTGCCGCGCAGGCGCTTCATCGTCGCCAGCGCCGACAACGGCCGGTCGGCCCAGGCGCCGAGCGACAGCTTCTCCTTCATCCCCATGCTGCGCAGCGTCGGCGGATGCAGACGCACCGCGACGTGCGCGTCGTCGCCGAACTGCTCGGCGATCTGGGCCGCGAATGTGGGATCCTGGGTCAACCGGGCCACTTCGTACTCGTCCTTGTAGGCCATCAGCTTGTACAGGTTGCGGGCAACCGCATCGGTGAA containing:
- a CDS encoding LuxR C-terminal-related transcriptional regulator, coding for MAEADDLDELSATYFDGIGAVMDLPMSAIYLFGDKGPSPDWYDSRNVSDRFMATYERCGRQVDGELRSLLANSVPVYNLADQSLAEWRRSEVYQRVDCLENMVHVVKAPILDHGSIIGTVDFASDSVGMKVETDDIRMASAIAQTVGSAVTTLRTRQDLQHQLEVYQLAMETTSAAVVYFAANTIEPAISRGATELLQDLHEGQDILYRLLRDVGGAGSVVHRSYLVRMRSGVKDVLECTSRPVPGEPGAQLFELELESSRDRPGVAGLDVLSTREYDVAGLVAAGFTDREIADELVLSLHTVRQHVKNIYGKLDISSRVHLTRVYHGMSARSDSTRG
- a CDS encoding NAD(P)-dependent oxidoreductase, producing MATDHNPNPPAEHPLRICIVGASGKLGRYMIQHCLDRGYQVVGVCRPESVSKLDDVADRIEIIPGRTDDRETIARAVAGCDGVLTVLAPWGVHDYSSGTARAVLDHAEPDARLIFSCGWHISRDGLDRYSWRLRYLVPIVSTLARWARFVDIDDQVRATRLIFDSDTRWTVVRGSDLEEGESQGLPVWSRHVGDPILASNRTRRIDFALFMVAALTDDTLVREAPAINGCATESARACAADQPRVESERADMP
- a CDS encoding TetR/AcrR family transcriptional regulator — encoded protein: MADEGGIGAVTMRKIAQQLGVEAMSLYHHVRNKDGILDIMVDHVFAEIEIPTGVAWREALRVRTESARDALVRHPWALGLMDSRRDPGPETLRHHDAVIGVLRGAGFTIGGAAHAFSLLDSYLYGFVLQETTMPFDSTDEADTREVAESIQSGIDPTDLPHLTELTTAHVMQPGYSYADEFGIGLDVVLDGLERNRTLWE